One region of Ferrovum sp. JA12 genomic DNA includes:
- the lspA gene encoding signal peptidase II gives MRKITLYFVIVLLVISVDQWTKSWVSAHLIPYQGMITINAFFNIVLAKNPGAAFSLLANAGGWQRYFFTAIAMAAVLWLLILIYRHQQERFFSSGLSLILGGALGNLIDRLHTGVVTDFIQWHVGEHYWPSFNLADSAITLGVICLILDGFSKKND, from the coding sequence ATGCGTAAAATCACACTCTACTTTGTTATTGTTTTACTGGTTATCAGCGTGGATCAATGGACAAAGAGCTGGGTATCAGCGCACTTAATTCCTTATCAAGGAATGATCACCATAAATGCCTTCTTCAATATTGTATTAGCTAAAAATCCAGGAGCCGCCTTTAGTTTATTGGCTAACGCAGGCGGTTGGCAACGTTATTTCTTCACCGCCATTGCCATGGCAGCTGTATTATGGTTATTAATATTAATTTATCGACATCAGCAAGAAAGGTTTTTTTCCAGTGGTTTAAGCTTGATTCTTGGTGGGGCCCTCGGTAATCTAATTGATCGTTTACACACAGGAGTTGTCACAGACTTTATTCAGTGGCACGTAGGAGAGCATTATTGGCCCTCTTTTAACCTGGCTGATTCCGCCATTACCCTAGGGGTAATATGTCTAATATTGGATGGTTTTTCTAAAAAAAATGACTGA
- a CDS encoding sulfite oxidase-like oxidoreductase, which yields MTDWLKLIRAKILVTQRPMKPGAVSDNPRIPPGQTEVSNFPILDLGFRPDIPLENWELKVFGLVHHEQQLNWQNLLSLPQNEVTADFHCVTRWSQLDMVWRGVLARDLLLKAEPLNEARFVTLHGYDNYTTNLPLEALLDDDVIIAYQLFNKPITQEHGGPVRMIVPKRYAWKGSKWLKAIELHAKDRPGFWEVRGYHNDANPWLEERFGFPPEDCE from the coding sequence ATGACTGATTGGCTAAAACTCATTCGTGCAAAAATATTGGTTACTCAGCGCCCCATGAAGCCTGGGGCAGTGAGTGATAATCCTAGAATTCCCCCGGGACAAACGGAGGTGTCAAACTTTCCTATTCTTGATTTAGGTTTTCGTCCTGATATTCCTTTAGAAAACTGGGAACTTAAGGTGTTTGGCCTAGTTCACCATGAACAACAACTTAACTGGCAAAATTTACTTTCTCTGCCACAAAATGAAGTGACCGCTGACTTTCATTGTGTTACCCGTTGGTCTCAACTGGATATGGTTTGGCGCGGCGTGCTTGCCAGAGACCTCTTACTGAAAGCTGAGCCTCTCAATGAAGCTCGTTTTGTTACTCTGCACGGTTATGATAACTACACGACTAATTTACCTCTTGAAGCGCTACTTGATGATGATGTAATTATTGCCTATCAACTGTTTAATAAGCCGATCACCCAAGAGCATGGCGGACCGGTTCGTATGATTGTACCCAAACGCTACGCCTGGAAGGGGTCTAAATGGTTAAAAGCCATTGAGTTACACGCCAAGGATCGCCCTGGTTTTTGGGAGGTGAGAGGCTATCATAATGATGCCAATCCATGGTTAGAGGAGCGTTTTGGTTTTCCACCAGAGGACTGCGAATAA
- the ispH gene encoding 4-hydroxy-3-methylbut-2-enyl diphosphate reductase, with the protein MDKAIPILLANPRGFCAGVDRAIDIVEQALKRFGAPIYVRHEVVHNRFVVEDLKNKGAIFIEELVEVPTGATVIFSAHGVSLKVRQEAHDRGLKIFDATCPLVTKVHTEVTRLNSMGREIVMIGHKGHPEVEGTLGQAKNNIYLVETPEDVAKLAIHNPNELAFVTQTTLSVDDAQKVIQALKKRFPLIQGPRKDDICYATQNRQDAVKQLSKQADVVIVVGSPTSSNSNRLREVAENLGVSAYMVDRAQDINPDWLVNKTSIGVTAGASAPEILVDEVINRLKELGADEVKELSGTPENVVFPLPKALTH; encoded by the coding sequence ATGGATAAAGCCATCCCCATTTTGCTGGCTAATCCCCGAGGGTTTTGTGCCGGCGTTGACCGCGCCATTGATATTGTTGAGCAAGCACTCAAACGTTTTGGAGCCCCGATCTATGTCCGCCATGAGGTGGTTCATAATCGTTTTGTGGTAGAGGATTTGAAAAACAAAGGCGCTATATTTATTGAAGAATTAGTAGAAGTTCCAACGGGCGCCACTGTTATTTTTAGTGCCCATGGCGTTTCTCTCAAAGTACGTCAAGAAGCTCATGATCGCGGACTAAAGATATTTGATGCCACTTGTCCATTAGTCACTAAAGTGCATACTGAAGTCACAAGACTTAACAGTATGGGACGAGAAATTGTGATGATTGGTCATAAAGGTCACCCAGAAGTAGAGGGCACCTTAGGGCAAGCTAAAAACAACATTTATTTGGTCGAAACTCCCGAGGATGTCGCCAAGCTAGCCATTCACAACCCTAATGAGTTAGCTTTTGTAACGCAAACTACTTTATCCGTGGATGATGCTCAAAAAGTAATTCAAGCATTAAAGAAGCGTTTTCCCCTTATTCAGGGTCCAAGAAAAGATGATATTTGTTACGCTACACAAAATCGTCAAGATGCAGTTAAACAGCTGAGTAAGCAAGCTGACGTAGTAATTGTGGTGGGCTCTCCCACGAGTTCTAACTCAAATCGTTTAAGAGAAGTTGCAGAAAACCTTGGAGTAAGTGCTTACATGGTTGATCGCGCTCAAGATATCAACCCAGACTGGTTAGTTAACAAGACTTCAATTGGAGTGACGGCAGGGGCTTCAGCACCTGAAATACTGGTTGATGAGGTGATTAATCGCCTTAAGGAACTGGGAGCGGACGAAGTCAAGGAGTTATCTGGCACCCCAGAAAATGTAGTTTTTCCACTTCCTAAAGCTCTGACCCATTGA
- a CDS encoding Fur family transcriptional regulator, producing MNRTADLLKQHGIIPTQQRLMIADKLFERRQHISAERLLALVNETHAEVSKATIYNTLNLFAEKGLVREIIVDPERVFYDTFTGAHHHFFDVESGELSDIESDLLRVEGLPQLPPGMIQESVDIVVRIRRSNQPEMSHAT from the coding sequence ATGAATAGAACAGCTGATTTACTTAAACAACACGGTATCATTCCAACGCAACAACGGTTGATGATTGCTGACAAATTATTTGAACGTCGACAGCACATTTCTGCTGAGCGCCTTCTCGCCCTGGTCAATGAAACCCATGCTGAAGTTTCGAAAGCAACCATATACAACACACTAAATCTTTTTGCAGAAAAAGGTTTGGTTCGTGAAATTATCGTAGATCCTGAACGGGTTTTCTATGATACTTTTACAGGTGCACACCATCACTTTTTTGATGTGGAATCAGGCGAGCTCTCTGATATTGAATCAGATCTTCTTCGCGTAGAGGGATTACCGCAGCTTCCTCCTGGTATGATTCAGGAGAGTGTGGATATCGTAGTCCGCATTCGTCGTTCGAATCAACCCGAGATGTCTCATGCCACTTAA
- a CDS encoding complex I NDUFA9 subunit family protein, with protein sequence MTPTATVILIGGSGFVGRHLTDILLRNNYQVVIVSRHHEATHHAKEASWFLNSNYNLDELTQLFSASGPSSFVINLVGQLHDKRGEPFGPGFNEAHVELPTRLVAAMKSSSLTRLIHVSSIGAGPNAPSMYQRSKGVGEKVIKESLLNWTIVRPSVIFGRDDQFIQLFASLCRVFPVIPLASSTSRFQPVYVGDVALAISQALQLESTCYQVIELAGPSVYSLKELVEVAGRTINKKPLVIPLPHTLGYLQALVFEHLPGKTLMSRDNLASMSEDNILQNQAIQPLKYFFNINPTPLETLLP encoded by the coding sequence ATGACACCCACTGCTACCGTTATTCTTATCGGCGGCAGTGGCTTTGTCGGCCGTCATCTCACAGACATTCTTCTCCGAAATAACTATCAAGTTGTTATTGTCTCGCGCCACCATGAGGCCACTCACCACGCTAAGGAAGCCAGTTGGTTTCTGAATTCGAACTATAACCTTGATGAATTAACGCAACTATTTTCAGCAAGCGGCCCATCCTCCTTCGTCATTAACCTTGTGGGGCAGTTACACGATAAAAGAGGGGAACCCTTTGGTCCTGGTTTTAATGAGGCTCATGTAGAGTTGCCGACACGTCTTGTAGCGGCAATGAAATCCTCATCCCTCACCAGATTAATTCATGTCAGTTCAATAGGAGCCGGCCCTAACGCCCCCTCAATGTATCAACGCAGTAAAGGAGTAGGGGAAAAGGTGATCAAAGAGAGCCTTCTCAATTGGACTATTGTGCGACCTTCTGTCATTTTTGGGCGTGATGATCAGTTTATTCAGCTCTTTGCCTCCCTTTGTCGCGTATTTCCAGTGATACCTCTTGCCTCAAGCACTAGTCGTTTCCAACCTGTTTATGTAGGGGATGTGGCCTTAGCTATCAGCCAAGCCCTTCAACTTGAGAGCACCTGTTATCAGGTCATTGAGCTGGCAGGACCCTCGGTTTACTCTTTAAAAGAATTAGTGGAGGTTGCTGGACGCACCATAAACAAAAAGCCCTTAGTTATTCCCTTACCCCACACATTGGGATATTTACAGGCTCTTGTTTTTGAACATCTGCCTGGTAAAACTCTTATGAGCCGTGATAACTTAGCATCTATGAGTGAAGACAATATCTTACAAAATCAAGCCATACAACCTTTAAAGTATTTTTTTAACATTAACCCTACCCCCCTTGAGACTTTATTACCATGA
- a CDS encoding SDR family oxidoreductase, which translates to MTDNRPIALITGAGKRIGKAIALTLANHGWDIAIHYNQSKNEASSVQSLIQNMGRRAITLSCDLGDMAQVTTLCQEVKTHLGHPMLLVNNASLFEYDNPDHIDMALFDWHMAINVKAALILSESFFHLQKEINRQGLIVNLLDQKLINPNPDYFSYTLSKAALSAAIPLMAQHYAPHVRVMGIAPGIILPSGPQLTSHFEQIQQLNPLQKAATPEDIAKTVLYLTEVNSLTGSTIFVDAGQHLVTSTRDVMFIDPSQISH; encoded by the coding sequence ATGACTGATAACCGCCCTATTGCTTTGATTACCGGTGCGGGGAAACGTATAGGTAAAGCCATCGCCTTGACCCTTGCCAACCATGGTTGGGATATTGCTATTCATTATAATCAATCCAAAAATGAAGCCAGTTCAGTTCAATCATTAATACAGAATATGGGGAGGCGTGCAATAACTCTGTCCTGTGACTTAGGAGATATGGCACAAGTAACCACTCTTTGCCAAGAAGTCAAAACTCACTTAGGACATCCTATGTTGCTTGTGAATAACGCTTCTTTGTTTGAGTATGACAATCCCGATCATATTGATATGGCCCTTTTTGATTGGCATATGGCCATTAACGTTAAAGCAGCCTTAATTCTCTCTGAGTCATTTTTCCATCTACAAAAAGAAATAAACAGGCAAGGATTAATTGTTAATTTGCTAGACCAAAAACTCATTAACCCGAACCCAGATTATTTTTCCTATACCTTATCTAAAGCCGCCTTATCTGCTGCTATTCCTTTAATGGCTCAACACTACGCGCCACATGTCAGGGTAATGGGTATAGCGCCAGGCATAATACTCCCCTCAGGCCCCCAACTCACAAGTCATTTCGAACAAATACAGCAACTCAACCCTCTACAAAAAGCAGCGACCCCAGAGGATATTGCAAAAACAGTACTTTATCTGACAGAGGTAAATAGCCTTACTGGTAGTACAATTTTTGTGGATGCAGGACAACATCTGGTAACATCTACAAGAGATGTAATGTTTATTGATCCGAGCCAAATATCTCATTAA
- a CDS encoding ISNCY family transposase: MSQKEVKRAQMLDLLTEGKIDQQEAARRLGITTRQVRRLTRRYQAAGLSGLISRKRGKASNRRLDDAICTMAIDLIGAHYSDFGPTLACEKLAELHEVNLSVETTRQLMIKAGHWHPRKGGSICAHPMRERRARFGEMIQIDGSPHDWFEDRGEYCTLLVFIDDATGRLTQLRFAPSETTLDYMQVLHDHILAHGVPAALYSDRHSIFRINAKESDPEAETQFSRAARELGIACIHAHSPQAKGRVERANQTLQDRLVKEMRLAGINNMDEANAWLPGYIEDFNRRFAVAPKDPSDAHLAYAGTPASLMRTLSVQVTKTLSKNLSCQHENQLLQVETTGTGLGLRGAKVTVHRHFDGTCELLWRKRELTYSVMDKPERQSAVADGKSVNARVDKALTRRNTGHKPAANHPWRKMPVGKSAHDGQRATP, translated from the coding sequence ATGAGTCAAAAAGAAGTGAAGCGAGCCCAGATGCTGGATCTGTTGACAGAGGGCAAAATCGACCAACAGGAAGCCGCGCGGCGACTGGGTATCACTACCCGCCAGGTGCGCCGCCTGACCCGGCGTTATCAGGCAGCGGGGCTGTCCGGACTGATCAGCAGGAAGCGCGGCAAGGCATCGAATCGGCGGCTGGACGATGCCATCTGCACGATGGCCATTGATCTCATTGGCGCGCATTACAGCGACTTCGGGCCGACGCTGGCCTGCGAGAAGCTGGCCGAACTGCATGAGGTAAATCTGTCTGTCGAGACCACGCGCCAGCTAATGATCAAGGCGGGCCACTGGCACCCCAGGAAAGGCGGCTCCATATGCGCACACCCGATGCGCGAGCGTCGCGCCCGCTTCGGCGAGATGATCCAGATCGACGGCAGCCCCCACGACTGGTTTGAAGACCGCGGCGAATATTGCACTCTGCTGGTATTCATCGACGATGCTACCGGACGGCTGACGCAACTGCGCTTTGCACCGAGCGAAACCACGCTGGACTATATGCAGGTGTTGCACGATCATATTCTGGCGCACGGCGTACCTGCGGCGTTGTACTCTGACCGCCACAGCATCTTCCGCATCAACGCCAAGGAGTCCGATCCGGAGGCCGAAACACAATTCTCGCGTGCGGCGCGCGAGCTGGGAATCGCATGCATCCACGCGCACAGCCCGCAGGCCAAAGGACGCGTGGAACGCGCCAATCAGACCTTGCAGGACAGGCTGGTCAAGGAAATGCGACTGGCCGGCATCAACAACATGGACGAGGCCAATGCGTGGTTGCCGGGCTATATCGAGGACTTCAACAGGCGCTTTGCGGTCGCGCCCAAAGACCCGTCTGACGCGCACCTGGCCTATGCCGGAACACCCGCCAGCCTGATGCGCACCCTGTCGGTTCAAGTAACGAAAACGCTCTCAAAAAACCTGTCTTGCCAGCATGAAAACCAGTTGCTGCAGGTCGAAACGACGGGCACGGGTCTGGGACTACGGGGCGCGAAAGTGACGGTGCATCGGCACTTTGACGGCACGTGTGAACTGCTTTGGAGAAAACGCGAATTGACATACAGCGTGATGGACAAACCGGAACGACAGTCGGCGGTGGCCGATGGCAAATCGGTCAATGCACGAGTCGACAAGGCACTGACTCGGCGCAACACCGGACACAAGCCTGCAGCCAATCACCCCTGGAGAAAAATGCCCGTCGGCAAATCCGCCCACGACGGGCAGCGCGCAACACCGTAG
- a CDS encoding Spy/CpxP family protein refolding chaperone — MKQLKILGLISKLLCVGLVAALFATVMTQATSLPVSTHYQRVSDRLDVLKNKLAITQDEETYWQGYRQSILDNVKSNEILLKQENQQDIYTAPQYFAARLQRINNLSHHLNLITERFNELYSHLTSEQKAVADQYFETRRRSFQNNHQ, encoded by the coding sequence ATGAAGCAACTCAAAATCTTAGGGTTAATATCCAAACTTCTGTGTGTAGGTCTAGTAGCCGCATTGTTTGCAACGGTAATGACCCAAGCTACGTCGTTGCCTGTTTCAACCCACTATCAAAGAGTAAGTGATCGTCTTGATGTGTTAAAAAATAAATTAGCAATAACCCAAGATGAAGAAACGTACTGGCAGGGCTATCGTCAAAGTATATTAGATAATGTTAAGAGTAATGAAATATTATTAAAGCAAGAAAATCAACAAGACATTTACACCGCTCCGCAGTATTTTGCAGCACGTTTACAACGAATTAATAACCTGAGTCATCATTTGAACTTGATTACAGAGAGATTTAATGAGTTATATAGTCATTTAACCTCTGAACAAAAGGCGGTGGCTGATCAGTATTTCGAAACAAGACGTCGGTCTTTTCAAAATAACCATCAATAG
- a CDS encoding ChaN family lipoprotein — MKRYWLIACLLIISLSSQGESPKRPDNKTIASWGQADYILLGEVHDNQGGHALRLEWIKELIKNKGFALAFEQLDAINQPAINTEEETLLKEPSPYTDAQLRALAKSGNFAFKGWHWPYYAPLFNLALTNKMPVVATNLTQPEMMKIMMGQEGQVGLPPDWTSTMTQEMDSRVERGHCNMLPKDMIAPMAEAQIRRDQTMATSLVAAHHASHLPIILVAGNGHLRNDLAVPFWLREFDPQAKIISVAVMEEGNDDNEPQNDFNQVYFVPAQDRTDPCEELKTHHFKMPHQKQ; from the coding sequence ATGAAACGTTATTGGCTTATTGCGTGCTTACTTATAATCAGTTTATCAAGTCAAGGGGAGTCTCCTAAAAGACCCGATAACAAGACTATAGCGAGTTGGGGGCAAGCTGATTATATTTTACTTGGTGAGGTACACGACAACCAAGGAGGCCATGCCTTAAGGTTGGAATGGATTAAGGAGTTGATTAAAAACAAGGGTTTCGCCTTGGCCTTTGAGCAGTTGGATGCGATCAATCAACCAGCAATCAACACTGAAGAGGAGACTTTACTGAAAGAGCCTTCTCCTTATACAGATGCACAGTTAAGAGCGCTAGCTAAATCAGGCAATTTTGCCTTCAAAGGATGGCATTGGCCTTATTACGCACCGTTATTTAATTTGGCCCTCACCAATAAAATGCCTGTAGTGGCCACCAACTTAACACAGCCTGAAATGATGAAAATCATGATGGGGCAAGAGGGGCAAGTGGGACTGCCTCCTGATTGGACGTCAACTATGACTCAGGAGATGGACAGTCGAGTAGAAAGAGGTCATTGTAATATGCTACCCAAAGACATGATCGCGCCAATGGCAGAGGCACAAATAAGACGCGATCAAACGATGGCAACATCCTTGGTTGCCGCCCATCATGCCTCTCATTTACCCATCATACTTGTGGCCGGTAACGGCCATTTAAGAAATGATTTGGCAGTACCCTTTTGGTTAAGAGAGTTTGATCCTCAAGCTAAGATTATTTCTGTTGCTGTGATGGAAGAGGGCAATGATGATAATGAGCCACAGAATGACTTTAACCAGGTTTATTTTGTGCCAGCACAGGACCGTACCGATCCCTGTGAGGAACTGAAGACACATCATTTTAAAATGCCCCATCAAAAACAATAA
- a CDS encoding MDR family MFS transporter → MHQYTEKQIRSIITGLILSIFLGALDQTIVSIALPNIAHEFADIKWLSWVISGYLLTSTLATPLYGKFSDLYGRRHLLTWSIVIFLVTSVGCALSQSMLMLVVFRLIQGLGGGGLISLAQATVADVISPRERGRYQGYISGMYAVASVIGPLFGGALTHALSWRYIFWINLPIGLVALVISRRALKVLPIPKIKKQIDWLGIALLTLTLLSLLTAFTLLGQYGRITQTIVILIAVSVLGTVLFVVTEKYAKEPVIPLSLLDVREFSVGIRVLFVAFMQILTLTIMVPLELRMVNAMTASDTAWRLLPLSLSVPCGAFICGQLMSRTGHYKVIQLMSQCIAFLGMMSVAWIASQDTFLLCSALFMSGVGIGGQFPTTLVAVQNAVPKHTIGIATATTALFRSMGATIGVSVLSSVLLALLQYYLPLEQKMGIDMIKQFMVLPLGSGHDLMVFELASKQAFRWVYFLLALPTLMSIYLILGTKEQVLKTH, encoded by the coding sequence TTGCATCAATACACAGAAAAACAAATACGCTCCATTATCACCGGTCTTATTCTCTCCATTTTTCTGGGAGCTCTAGATCAGACTATTGTGAGTATTGCTCTACCTAATATTGCCCATGAGTTTGCCGATATAAAATGGCTCTCTTGGGTAATCTCAGGATACTTGTTAACCTCGACGCTAGCTACTCCCCTGTACGGTAAGTTCTCTGACCTGTACGGGCGTCGCCATTTACTGACTTGGTCAATAGTGATTTTCTTAGTGACCTCAGTGGGCTGTGCCTTATCGCAAAGTATGTTGATGCTAGTGGTGTTTAGGTTAATTCAAGGGCTCGGTGGAGGGGGCTTGATTTCTCTCGCTCAAGCCACCGTGGCTGACGTGATTTCTCCTCGAGAGAGGGGGCGCTACCAAGGTTACATAAGTGGTATGTATGCCGTCGCCAGTGTTATTGGGCCACTCTTTGGTGGTGCGTTAACTCATGCACTGTCTTGGCGCTATATCTTCTGGATTAACCTACCCATCGGCTTAGTGGCCTTGGTTATATCAAGACGAGCCTTAAAGGTACTACCTATCCCTAAAATCAAAAAACAAATAGATTGGTTAGGTATAGCCTTGTTAACTTTAACTTTACTGTCCTTGTTAACCGCATTTACACTCCTTGGCCAATATGGTCGTATTACGCAAACCATAGTGATTTTAATTGCGGTGTCTGTATTGGGTACAGTGCTCTTTGTGGTGACAGAAAAATATGCTAAAGAGCCTGTAATCCCTTTGTCATTACTGGATGTCAGAGAGTTCTCTGTGGGTATCCGGGTGTTATTTGTGGCGTTTATGCAAATCCTTACTTTGACGATTATGGTTCCCTTAGAGCTTAGGATGGTGAACGCCATGACAGCCAGTGACACGGCTTGGCGTCTCTTACCCTTATCGTTATCAGTACCATGTGGTGCGTTTATCTGTGGGCAATTGATGTCCAGAACAGGACATTACAAAGTCATTCAGCTAATGAGCCAATGTATCGCCTTTCTTGGCATGATGAGTGTGGCGTGGATAGCTTCACAGGACACATTTTTACTGTGTAGTGCCTTATTTATGTCGGGAGTGGGCATTGGTGGGCAGTTCCCAACTACGTTAGTGGCCGTTCAAAACGCTGTACCTAAACACACAATCGGCATTGCCACAGCCACCACGGCCTTATTTCGCTCCATGGGAGCCACCATTGGCGTATCTGTTTTGTCGAGTGTTCTTCTAGCTTTATTACAATATTATTTACCTCTCGAGCAAAAAATGGGTATTGATATGATTAAGCAGTTTATGGTGTTACCCTTGGGGAGTGGTCATGACCTGATGGTGTTTGAATTGGCTTCAAAGCAAGCCTTTAGATGGGTTTATTTTCTGTTAGCACTGCCTACATTAATGTCTATTTATCTTATTTTAGGAACTAAAGAGCAGGTTTTAAAAACCCACTAG